The sequence TGACAGAACCACTAATCGAATTAAAAGGCGTTTCTAAATCCTTTGGTAGTAATAAAGTTTTAGATAATGTAAACTTGACAATTTACCGAGGAGATGCATTAGGAATTATTGGCCCTTCCGGGACGGGAAAATCAACAATTTTACGAGTGATTGCGGGATTAATGACTCCCGATACTGGCGAAGTTTATGTACAAGGAGTGAAGCGAGATAATTTAATAGAGGATGGCGCTGATCCGGTAGGGATTGGGATGGTATTTCAGCAAGCAGCGTTATTTGATTCGTTGACAGTAGAAGAAAATGTGGGGTTTCTACTGTATCAGAATTCTCAGATAACGCGATCGCGGATTCGAGAATTAGTCAAAGAAAAATTGGACATGGTAGGTTTGTCAGGGATAGATCATCTCTACCCAGCAGAACTTTCGGGAGGAATGCGAAAACGGGTCAGCTTCGCCCGTGCAATCATGTCTAATCCTGATAGCCCTAATGACGATACAGAAATTTTACTATACGATGAACCAACAGCCGGACTTGACCCCATCGCCTCAACTGTGATCGAGGACTTGATTCGCAATTTGCAGCAAGCCCAAGGAGTCTGTAGTACTTACGCAATTGTGACTCATCAAGATAGTACCATTCATCGTACAACCGATAGACTTGTATTTCTTTATCAAGGTAAGGTGCAGTGGCAAGGTACAGTTAATGAAATCGACAGCACAGACCATCCATTAATTAGACAATTCATGAGTGGGAGTGTGGAGGGACCGATTCAAGTAGCTGGTTAATTCATCTAAATGGAAATAACTGTACTCAACGCACAGAATCACAACTTAGGCATAATTGTTGGGTGGAGGGAACAGATGCGAGGTTTAACAAACCGCTTCATGTCTACACGAATTTTAAGAGAAGGCTCGGTAGGATTATTAATCTTGCTGGGAATGGGGGTATTTGGAGCGATATTATTGTGGTTAAATAGATTCAGTACTAGTCGCAGTTCCTATAAATTAATTGTAGAATTTGCTAACGCTGGTGGGATGCAAAAAGGCTCACCAGTTAGATATCGTGGGGTAAAAGTAGGAAACATTTCTGCGATTCGACCAGGGCCAAATGCCATTGATGTGGAACTGGAAATATCCCAACCTGATTTATTAATTCCCCAAGACGTGTTGGTAGAAGCCAACCAAAGCGGACTGATTAGCGAAAGTATTATTGATATTATCCCCAAGAGCGCCTTACCAAGCGGAGTGACGATTGCTAAACCGCTAGATAAAAAGTGCGATCGCCAGTATATTGTTTGTAATGGCTCTCGGTTGAAAGGTCAAATTGGTATTAGTGTTGATCGACTGATCCGCAGTTCTACAGAACTAGCCACAGTATATAACAATCCGAAATTTTATCAAAACCTCAATCGACTATTAGAAAACGCTTCCTTAGCCGCTGCAAGTGTAGCCGATCTGAGTCAAGATTTGCGGGGTTTATCTAAAAGTGCTCAAAGACAACTAGGAACTTTTTCCGACACTGCTAATTCAATCCAACGCGCCACAAATCAACTTACTGTTTCCACCTCTAAAACTGCAGATCAACTCGGCTCCACAGCTAAACAGTTTAGCATCACCGCGAATCAAGCCAGCCGCTTGTTAAACGATCTTGATAACCTCGTCATCACCAATCGTTCTTCACTGGTGAGCGCTCTCAATAACATCACCCAAGTCAGCGACAAACTTTTAGTTACAGTTAATAGTTTATCACCAGCCGTCAACCGCTTGAGTCAAGGAGAATTACTCAACAACTTAGAAACACTCTCTGCAAACGCCGCACAAGCATCAGCTAACTTACGCGACGCTTCCCAAAACTTAAATGATCCTAAAAACCGCGTCTTGTTACAACAAACTCTAGACTCAGCCAGGGTAACATTTGAAAATACCCAAAAAATCACCTCAGATCTAGATGAATTAACAGGCGACCCTGCTTTCCGTAAAAATCTGCGACAACTGGTAAATGGCTTAAGTAATTTAGTGTCTTCTACAGAGCAGATGCAGCAGAGCGTACAAGTTGCTGCAACTTTAGACTCGCTTCAAGCATCCCTCAATAAACCAGACACAGACACCCTAGAGATTAACCCCGCACCAGCAGCCTTCAAAAGTGCTGAGTTAGATACTCATGAGAATAATATATCATCCCAAGAACGCTTATTAAAACAACTGCGGAAATACGAGCAAGAGCAAAAACAACAACAATAACTCTTGACAATTTTACAAGCGACTTTAGAAGCGATTGGGAATTAATGAGAAAGCATCGCCATTGTCTGTAACATAACTAGAATCAGCAAGCGTAGACCCCGACTCGGTTTTCGTCAGACATCGCCTAAAAGTGTATAAAGAATAAGTTATTCTAATGTACTCAACCAGGCTTCTAAATCTGTAATTGCCTGAAAATCTAACAATGCTTCTCCAAGATTTTCTAATTGTTCAAGAGAAAGAATTTCAATCCGCTCACGTACCTGTGGAGGTAATTCTCCCACACGGCGATTTAACAGTCGGAGAATGAGCGATCGCTCTCCTTCTTGCCGTCCTTCTTGTCGTCCTCGTTGTTCTCCCTCAAGTCGTCCTCGTTGTTCTCCTATTTGTTCTCCTTCTTTGAGAATTTCTTGATAAATTACTGACTCGCGCATCATACCCTCCCGAAATAATTGTCGAATCAAGTCCTTTTTGTATTTTAATCCCGCTAAGATTTGGGTGTAAGCAGAAATTTGCGCTCGTTGTTGTGGCTGTATTTGATTGACTCGTCCCACAACTTGCTGCAATAAAACTTGAGGTTGGGTGGTTGCTGTTAGGGGTGCCAGTGGTAACAAAGCCTCGTCGTTGAGGAACAGTTGAGGATTTTCCTCCCACATGCAAATCACACGATATTCGTGACGAGTATTTTCAACTATAAAAGCGGTTTCAATGACTGTTTCTGGTGCTGGTGGAAGCAATAAGACAACGACTTGCGTGATTGGTAGACGATACAACCGATACAACCTCACCCAATAATCGAGCATCCGCAACGGTAGAGGTGGTGTCGATTCGAGTTTGGTTTGAAATTCCAGATGGAGAATACGTCCTTCTAGTTGTAGGAATGTGACGTAATCGGCGCGAATCGGTTCAATACTCAATTCGGTTTTGAGGACTGTGACGCTTTTTTGGGGTGTTCCTAGTACCCAACTGGCAAAGGTAGTAGGATGTTTTTCCGATAGTAGCTTGCACAAGTTATCAAAGGACATTTTTGAGCAACAAAAATCTCATCAGGCTTTGTTATTATCTCCTAGATGGTGGGCAAATTGCTTACATCAGTTTTTGCACTTGGGCGATCGCTCTCCTAAAAGTGTATAAATAATCAGCGCGGTTGTAGCAAGCGATCGCCCGAATTCAAGAAACGCTCGCCCGAATTCAAGAAACGCTCGCCCGAATTCAAGAAACGCTCGCCCGAATTCAAGAAACGCCCGCCCGAAATCAAGAAACGCTCGCCCGAATTCAAGAAACACCCGCCCGAATTCAAGAAACGCTCGCCCGAATTCAACGAACACCCGCCCGAATTCAATACAGCCATGAAATCCTTAGCGTTACTCTGCGCTTTCCTCCGTATTCCTCCGCGTTAAAATAAAAATTCTGAATACAAAGCCAAAATAATTACATAACTCTTGAACCCACAACAAATACATCCAACGCCCTATTACACCCAAAATAACGGAGCAATATACTTAGGTGATAGCCTAGAACTGATCAAATCCATCCAAGACAACACCATTAATCTCATTCTCACCTCACCTCCATTTGCACTCACCCGCAAAAAAGAATACGGCAACCAAAGCGCCGAAAAATATATAGAATGGTTTCTACCCTTCGCTGACGAATTTAAAAGAGTCCTCACCGATGACGGCTCATTCATATTAGATTTAGGTGGTGCTTATCTTCCTGGAAATCCTATCCGCAGCATTTACCAATATGAGCTTTTAGTCAGACTCTGTAGAGAAGTCGGCTTTTATCTCGCTCAAGAATTTTATCACTACAACCCCGCTCGACTGCCAACCCCCGCCGAGTGGGTAACAATTAGACGCATTCGTGTTAAAGACTCAGTAAATGTGGTTTGGTGGCTATCAAAAACACCAAATCCAAAAGCAGATAATAGAAAAGTGTTAAAACCCTATAGCCAGAGTATGCAGCAACTACTCAAAAATGGCTATAAAGCAAAAATCCGCCCTAGTGGCCATGATATTTCTGATAAATTCCAAAAAGATAATCAAGGGGCAATTCCACCAAATTTATTAGAAATTGCCAATACGGAATCAAACAGCATTTATTTGCGAAATTGTAAAGCAGCAGAAATTAAGCCTCATCCAGCACGTTTTCCGCAAGGGTTTGCAGAATTTTTTATTAAATTTTTGACTGATGAAGGTGATATAGTATTAGACCCATTCGCAGGTTCTAACACAACTGGGTTTGTTGCCCAAACTTGGCAACGTCAATGGATATCTTTTGAGATTAACGAAGAATATGTCAAAGGAAGTCAATATCGTTTTAGTAATTAGTAAAAACTACAAATCACTGGTAGTTAATAAATCAAATCTCTCCATTTACTTGCATTTTATGCACCTCATCTGCTAGCTCTTGACGACTTTGATCATCTAGCTTGTCAATCGCTAGCATCCCCATGAGAATCACTTCTTTTAGGGTTAAACGGGTGGAATGTGCCTGTTTTTGCACAATCTCCTTAATAATTGGACTGACGCCGATCGCTGTACTAGCTCTAGCCACAAAACAATAGGGAAACATTAATGACTTAGCCTAAATCTTAGCACTTTCCACCTACTTCTCCCATATAACTCTGGGACAGAATTTAAACTGCTAGTACATATATTTATGCGTCTCAGCAAAAATACTAAACTCTAATAACACAGATGATTCTCTGCTTGTGCAAAATCATCAGTAAATTATGTAAATAACAGAGATTTCACTCATAAACATCTGTACGCACGCAAATTTTAGGTAATGTTTATTACACAATTTTCTATTACTAAAGAAAGATTTTCTGCTAAAAGAAGCTAAATCAGCTTTCTTTAGTACCTTAAGTCTGCTTTACAGATTCAGACACTGTAAATCAGAATAATAACTTAGTTCAAATAAAATTGTCCTGAATTGAGTTAATCACAGATGTCATAGGTAATTGTAATGAATAGAGGAGAAGTAAAACGATGAGGGATCCGTATCTGTTGGCAGCAAGTTTGTTAACAGGATTGGCAATACCAGCATCGGCCTTACCACAGATGTCGATTTTTCTGTCGGGAAATCCCAGAATTCACTGGGATGTGCCACAAAATTCGCAGTTAACACCGAGTGAAAAGACAATCCCCAGTATTAACATCTCCTCACCACAATTGAGCGATCGCGGTTTGCAACTGAGTGCAGATGTGCGCCCCACATCGAGGGAAGCCCGCTTGATTCCCAGTCTTGATACCCCCTTACCACTTAGTCATCAAGAATTACCAGCGCCGACACAATCATCATTTAACCCCAGTTTTTCCAGATCAAGCCGCACCTTGACATCTGGTAGTCAACTTTATCAACAAAGGTTAGTGTATTTGAAAACTGGCCAGAGTCATAAATACCTGGATGAAAACAGCTTGCAATCTTTATGGGAATCAGGGAAAAAACATCAGTTAACCTATGAAGACTGGAAAGGTTTATTAGCTTTAGAAGCCAAGGCGATCGCTCAAGAACAAGGTGCAAATCGCCTGAATATTCTAGTAGGTGATTCTTTAAGCTTGTGGTTTCCCCATAAAAAACTACCTGCTGGCAAATTGTGGCTAAATCAGGGAATTTCTGGCGATACTTCCGGGGGAATTTTAAAAAGATTGGGAGCATTTTCCCATACGCGACCAGATGTGATTTACATCATGGCAGGAGTTAACGACTTACGCAAAGGATTGGGCGATAACATAATTTTGTATAATCATCGCCAAATTATTCACAGTTTACGCAAAACTCATCCCAAAGCGGAAATAGTTGTTCAATCAATTTTGCCGACTCGCCTCGAAAAAATTCCCAACCAACGAATTCGCTATCTCAACGCCCAATTAGCACAAATTGCCAAACAAGAAAAAGCAAATTATTTAGATATCTATAATTGGTTTACAGACTTTGAAGGTAACTTGCGTTTTGATTTAACC is a genomic window of Fortiea contorta PCC 7126 containing:
- a CDS encoding ABC transporter ATP-binding protein translates to MTEPLIELKGVSKSFGSNKVLDNVNLTIYRGDALGIIGPSGTGKSTILRVIAGLMTPDTGEVYVQGVKRDNLIEDGADPVGIGMVFQQAALFDSLTVEENVGFLLYQNSQITRSRIRELVKEKLDMVGLSGIDHLYPAELSGGMRKRVSFARAIMSNPDSPNDDTEILLYDEPTAGLDPIASTVIEDLIRNLQQAQGVCSTYAIVTHQDSTIHRTTDRLVFLYQGKVQWQGTVNEIDSTDHPLIRQFMSGSVEGPIQVAG
- a CDS encoding MlaD family protein, translating into MRGLTNRFMSTRILREGSVGLLILLGMGVFGAILLWLNRFSTSRSSYKLIVEFANAGGMQKGSPVRYRGVKVGNISAIRPGPNAIDVELEISQPDLLIPQDVLVEANQSGLISESIIDIIPKSALPSGVTIAKPLDKKCDRQYIVCNGSRLKGQIGISVDRLIRSSTELATVYNNPKFYQNLNRLLENASLAAASVADLSQDLRGLSKSAQRQLGTFSDTANSIQRATNQLTVSTSKTADQLGSTAKQFSITANQASRLLNDLDNLVITNRSSLVSALNNITQVSDKLLVTVNSLSPAVNRLSQGELLNNLETLSANAAQASANLRDASQNLNDPKNRVLLQQTLDSARVTFENTQKITSDLDELTGDPAFRKNLRQLVNGLSNLVSSTEQMQQSVQVAATLDSLQASLNKPDTDTLEINPAPAAFKSAELDTHENNISSQERLLKQLRKYEQEQKQQQ
- a CDS encoding DUF4351 domain-containing protein, whose product is MSFDNLCKLLSEKHPTTFASWVLGTPQKSVTVLKTELSIEPIRADYVTFLQLEGRILHLEFQTKLESTPPLPLRMLDYWVRLYRLYRLPITQVVVLLLPPAPETVIETAFIVENTRHEYRVICMWEENPQLFLNDEALLPLAPLTATTQPQVLLQQVVGRVNQIQPQQRAQISAYTQILAGLKYKKDLIRQLFREGMMRESVIYQEILKEGEQIGEQRGRLEGEQRGRQEGRQEGERSLILRLLNRRVGELPPQVRERIEILSLEQLENLGEALLDFQAITDLEAWLSTLE
- a CDS encoding DNA-methyltransferase — encoded protein: MNPQQIHPTPYYTQNNGAIYLGDSLELIKSIQDNTINLILTSPPFALTRKKEYGNQSAEKYIEWFLPFADEFKRVLTDDGSFILDLGGAYLPGNPIRSIYQYELLVRLCREVGFYLAQEFYHYNPARLPTPAEWVTIRRIRVKDSVNVVWWLSKTPNPKADNRKVLKPYSQSMQQLLKNGYKAKIRPSGHDISDKFQKDNQGAIPPNLLEIANTESNSIYLRNCKAAEIKPHPARFPQGFAEFFIKFLTDEGDIVLDPFAGSNTTGFVAQTWQRQWISFEINEEYVKGSQYRFSN
- a CDS encoding SGNH/GDSL hydrolase family protein — its product is MRDPYLLAASLLTGLAIPASALPQMSIFLSGNPRIHWDVPQNSQLTPSEKTIPSINISSPQLSDRGLQLSADVRPTSREARLIPSLDTPLPLSHQELPAPTQSSFNPSFSRSSRTLTSGSQLYQQRLVYLKTGQSHKYLDENSLQSLWESGKKHQLTYEDWKGLLALEAKAIAQEQGANRLNILVGDSLSLWFPHKKLPAGKLWLNQGISGDTSGGILKRLGAFSHTRPDVIYIMAGVNDLRKGLGDNIILYNHRQIIHSLRKTHPKAEIVVQSILPTRLEKIPNQRIRYLNAQLAQIAKQEKANYLDIYNWFTDFEGNLRFDLTTDGIHLSAEGYDVWRSVIQQVEFKLSQREN